The genomic interval ATGAGGAAATCGTGCCCGCCCAGGGTTGCACCGAACCCATCGCCATCGCCCTGGTCGCGGCCAAAGCACGGGAGGTGTTGGGCGCGGTTCCGGAACGGGTCAGGATTTATGTTTCCGGAAACATCATCAAGAACGTCAAGAGCGTGGTCGTACCCGGCAGCGGGGGCATGGTCGGCATTGAGACCTCGGCGGCCATGGGCATTGTGGCCGGGGACTGTACGAAAGATCTGATGGTCATCAGCGACGTTACCGAAGCGGACATGGTCGCGGTCAGGGAATACCTGGGCAAGGCCGCCTTCGAGGTGGTCCACGAAAAAACGCCGGTCAAGCTCTATGTGCGCATCGAGGCGGCTGCCGGGGACCGGAGCGCCGAAGTCGAGGTGAAATACCTGCACACCAATTTGACGCGGGTTGTCCAAAACGGGCGCGTCCTGCTGGACCGGGGCTTCAGCCCGGAGAGCTTTCATACCCCGGAGGAAGATCGCTCCGTCTTGTCGGTCAGGCTGATTTACGATTTGGCCAAGAGCATTGATCTGGAACTGATCCGTCCCCTGTTCCAGAAGGTCATTGTTCTGAACTGCGCCATCGCCGAGGAGGGGTTGCAAAACGCCTACGGCGTGAACATCGGCAGCAGCATTCTCAAGAACATCGAACAGGGCATCTACGGCGACGACCTGCGCAACCGCTGCGCGAGCTAT from Desulfonatronum thiodismutans carries:
- a CDS encoding L-cysteine desulfidase family protein; the protein is MNVDPDTVAKVVTILHEEIVPAQGCTEPIAIALVAAKAREVLGAVPERVRIYVSGNIIKNVKSVVVPGSGGMVGIETSAAMGIVAGDCTKDLMVISDVTEADMVAVREYLGKAAFEVVHEKTPVKLYVRIEAAAGDRSAEVEVKYLHTNLTRVVQNGRVLLDRGFSPESFHTPEEDRSVLSVRLIYDLAKSIDLELIRPLFQKVIVLNCAIAEEGLQNAYGVNIGSSILKNIEQGIYGDDLRNRCASYAAAGSDARMSGCPLPVMTTSGSGNQGMTASLPVIKFARLKGYAEDDLIRALFLSHLCTVHIKTQVGRLSAYCGAMCAAAGVSGALSFLMGADYDTTAHAIVNTLGNISGIVCDGAKPSCAMKIATGIYAAFDSATLASYHKDLHGGDGIVGSDVEATIRNIGELASKGMEQTDEVILKIMTSESGHGVYRPPVN